Proteins encoded in a region of the Xiphophorus couchianus chromosome 11, X_couchianus-1.0, whole genome shotgun sequence genome:
- the LOC114153441 gene encoding olfactory receptor 52H1-like — MENTTLDLDLLLLEGLKVTPYSSIPAFILLLLIYVFVMLCNIGLVTMIALQRSLHQPMFLLFCNMGANDVLGASTIIPPVLSTIFTPAAQRYIRYSSCVLQAFFAHFHASVVHTVLMIMAFDRYVAVCKPLHYATIMTSRMVVKLSVSAWVVCLLLVAVMVGLSASLCRCRAVVLNLFCDNPSLFELSCESILVNNVYGLAYTVVLLGSSLGSITLTYLRIAMVCLTNRSKTNSTRALQTCGTHLVLYIITFLSGALIIILHRFPDLSDQRKMASILFHVVPPAMNAIVYGLQIKAVRQKIFILFTKNTTADMKG; from the coding sequence ATGGAAAACACAACTTTAGATCTAGACCTCTTGCTGCTGGAGGGGTTAAAGGTCACTCCTTATTCGTCTATCCCAGCCTTCATCCTGCTGCTCCTCATCTATGTCTTTGTGATGCTGTGCAACATCGGCCTGGTCACCATGATCGCCCTGCAGAGGAGCCTCCACCAGCCCATGTTCCTGCTGTTCTGCAACATGGGAGCCAACGACGTGCTTGGTGCCTCCACCATCATCCCCCCCGTGCTGAGCACCATCTTCACACCGGCCGCGCAGCGGTACATCCGCTACAGCAGCTGCGTCCTACAGGCTTTCTTTGCCCACTTCCACGCCAGCGTCGTCCACACCGTTCTTATGATCATGGCCTTCGACCGCTACGTGGCCGTCTGCAAGCCGCTGCACTACGCCACCATCATGACCAGCCGGATGGTGGTGAAGCTGTCCGTGTCAGCCTGGGTGGTGTGCTTGTTGCTGGTGGCGGTGATGGTGGGGCTCAGCGCCAGCCTGTGCCGCTGCCGGGCGGTTGTGCTCAACCTGTTCTGCGACAACCCCTCGCTGTTCGAGCTGTCCTGTGAGAGCATCCTGGTCAACAACGTCTACGGCCTGGCCTACACCGTGGTCCTGCTGGGCTCGTCGCTCGGCAGCATCACGCTCACCTACCTGCGCATCGCCATGGTGTGCCTCACCAACCGCAGCAAGACAAACAGCACCAGGGCGCTGCAGACATGCGGCACTCACCTCGTCCTCTACATCATCACCTTCCTTTCAGGAGCCCTCATCATCATTCTCCATCGATTCCCTGACTTATCAGACCAAAGGAAGATGGCGTCCATCCTGTTCCATGTCGTTCCTCCGGCTATGAACGCCATCGTCTACGGTCTGCAGATCAAAGCTGTCCGCCAGAAGATTTTCATCCTGTTCACCAAGAATACAACGGCAGATATGAAgggataa
- the LOC114153471 gene encoding olfactory receptor 187-like — protein MMETFSFNTDTHGHNEWRTSMNNKSEESYVYNSNTLQLESLNVSGGSRYAAFVSILLSYVFIVVANVGVAVLVFLDRSLHQPMYLLLCSLSANDLFGNSVVLPRMLLDVLRPPAAHLIGYYECVLQAFIVHMFSTTCHTVLMAMAFDRYVAIGNPRRYSAIMTNRMVTKQTAGAWGAALILVGILLGLTVRLSRCRTFMRSLYCNNASLFLLSCENVFINNVYGLAFTGGLFTASIGSMVVTYTKITVVCLTSKSATLNRKALKTCTTHLLVYLIMCLSGLIIIILQRFPQYAEEKKVAAVLFHIVPGALNPVIYGMQSKEIQKYFSRMFYSNKVLMSP, from the exons ATGATGGAAACCTTCAGCttcaacacagacacacacggtCATAACGAGTGGAGGACCAGCATGAATaacaa GTCGGAGGAAAGCTACGTCTACAACAGCAACACGCTGCAGCTGGAGAGTCTAAATGTCTCCGGTGGATCCAGATATGCTGCGTTTGTCTCCATCCTTCTCTCCTATGTGTTCATCGTTGTTGCAAACGTTGGGGTTGCTGTCCTGGTTTTTCTGGACAGGAGCCTGCACCAGCCCATGTACCTCCTGCTCTGTAGCTTATCGGCCAACGACCTTTTTGGGAACTCTGTCGTGTTGCCCCGCATGCTGCTGGACGTCCTGCGGCCGCCCGCCGCCCACCTCATCGGTTACTACGAGTGCGTCCTCCAGGCCTTCATCGTCCACATGTTCAGCACCACCTGCCACACGGTGCTGATGGCCATGGCCTTCGACAGGTACGTGGCCATCGGCAACCCTCGGCGTTACTCTGCCATAATGACCAACAGGATGGTGACGAAGCAGACGGCGGGGGCCTGGGGAGCGGCGCTGATTCTGGTCGGGATCCTTCTGGGTCTGACGGTCCGGCTGAGCCGCTGCAGGACGTTCATGAGAAGCCTGTACTGCAACAACGCCTCATTGTTTCTGCTTTCGTGTGAGAACGTTTTCATCAACAACGTGTACGGCCTGGCCTTCACCGGCGGGCTGTTCACCGCTTCCATCGGCAGCATGGTGGTGACTTACACCAAGATCACCGTCGTCTGTCTGACCAGCAAGAGCGCAACTCTGAACAGGAAGGCGCTGAAAACCTGCACCACACACCTGCTGGTTTACCTGATCATGTGTCTCAGTGGGTTAATCATCATTATCCTGCAGCGCTTCCCTCAGTatgcagaggaaaagaaagttgCAGCCGTTTTGTTTCACATTGTTCCTGGCGCCTTGAATCCCGTCATTTATGGCATGCAGTCCAAAGagattcagaaatatttttctaggATGTTTTACTCCAATAAAGTTTTGATGTCGCCTTAA
- the LOC114152616 gene encoding olfactory receptor 52E4-like encodes MENLTFTPLTQPIVFELEGFDVPPGHGPLFFFLALFAYMVVLLGNGVVICVIMTDRSLHRPMFVMICHLVVCDLLGATAVLPRLMMHFLMGQKKISYLPAIAQGFCVHTYGVAMQTILGVMAIDRYVAVCEPLRYLSIMTSARLHSCCAVAWIVALLLIAVLFSFHMNVPLCGHILQHVYCTNRIIMNLACTPTPMNDIYGLAMTWFVSTGMFIIIAFSYIRILAAALKQGRTDSSIRTKAFQTCASHLVVYVFYEIASLIIIVSYRFPSATKNMKKFLSILFIIVPPAINPVIYGLVSKDLRSSIIKRFSTRTARKNRLSVPQ; translated from the exons ATGGAGAACCTGACATTCACTCCTCTCACTCAGCCGATTGTGTTTGAACTGGAGGGCTTCGACGTTCCACCAGGACATGGtccgctcttcttcttcttggccCTGTTTGCCTACATGGTGGTGCTGCTGGGGAACGGTGTGGTGATCTGTGTCATCATGACGGACCGGAGCCTGCACAGACCCATGTTTGTGATGATCTGCCACCTGGTGGTCTGTGACCTGCTGGGCGCCACGGCGGTGCTTCCTCGCCTCATGATGCACTTCCTGATGGGGCAGAAGAAGATCAGCTACCTCCCAGCTATTGCTCAGGGTTTCTGTGTTCACACGTACGGCGTTGCAATGCAGACCATTCTGGGAGTGATGGCTATTGACAG GTATGTGGCAGTGTGTGAGCCTCTCAGGTATCTCTCCATCATGACTTCGGCTCGGCTGCACAGCTGCTGCGCTGTGGCCTGGATCGTTGCTCTGCTGCTCATCGCTGTGCTCTTCTCCTTCCACATGAACGTCCCGCTGTGCGGCCACATCCTTCAACACGTCTACTGCACCAACCGGATCATAATGAATCTGGCCTGCACACCCACTCCCATGAACGACATCTATG GTTTAGCCATGACCTGGTTTGTGAGTACAGGGATGTTCATCATCATCGCCTTTTCCTACATCAGGATCCTGGCAGCTGCTCTGAAGCAGGGCAGGACCGACAGCAGCATCCGCACCAAGGCCTTCCAGACATGCGCGTCACACCTTGTGgtttatgtgttttatgaaaTAGCTTCGCTGATTATCATCGTTAGCTACAGATTTCCATCCGCCactaaaaacatgaagaagttTCTCAGCATCCTGTTCATCATCGTCCCTCCGGCCATCAACCCCGTCATCTACGGGCTGGTCAGTAAGGACCTGCGCTCCAGCATCATCAAGCGTTTTTCTACCAGAACCGCTCGCAAGAACAGACTCTCTGTCCCACAGTga